A stretch of Carnobacteriaceae bacterium zg-C25 DNA encodes these proteins:
- a CDS encoding DUF898 family protein, producing MQKSYFDGGLFSYIVHSLVAVAITVFTLGICTPWAIVHMHRWKIKHTVIDGQRLYFDGTAIQLFGQWIKWFLLTIITFGIYGFWLKIKMEQWLTMHTHMQ from the coding sequence ATGCAGAAAAGTTATTTTGATGGTGGACTATTCAGTTATATCGTTCATAGTTTAGTTGCTGTGGCGATTACGGTATTTACTTTAGGAATTTGTACACCGTGGGCAATTGTACACATGCACCGTTGGAAAATAAAGCATACCGTTATTGATGGACAACGTTTATATTTTGATGGAACGGCGATACAATTATTTGGTCAGTGGATTAAATGGTTTTTATTGACGATTATTACATTCGGTATTTACGGATTTTGGTTGAAAATTAAAATGGAACAATGGCTAACGATGCATACACATATGCAATAA
- a CDS encoding acyl carrier protein — MSATFEKIQAIIVDQLGKEPEEVTLTTNIKTDLEADSLDLFQVINDIEDEFGVEIDVEAGFETVSDLVTFVDNNK, encoded by the coding sequence ATGTCAGCAACTTTTGAAAAAATTCAAGCAATTATCGTAGATCAATTAGGTAAAGAACCTGAAGAAGTGACGTTAACAACAAATATTAAAACAGATTTAGAAGCGGATAGCTTAGATTTATTCCAAGTCATTAACGATATTGAAGATGAATTTGGTGTAGAAATTGATGTTGAAGCTGGCTTTGAAACAGTTAGTGATTTAGTAACATTCGTAGACAATAATAAATAA
- a CDS encoding MarR family transcriptional regulator, protein MANSLDVINQYLVKVFNEILDIEETALRVSQFSDLSIKEMHTIEAIGLHEELTSTQVANRLNITVGTLTVAVNNLVKKGYVERVKRDNDRRFVRLKLTKRGKLLFRLHAKFHKEMVVETLQDMDDAQVAALTKGLENLHHYLMAKQREQKMSKRK, encoded by the coding sequence TTGGCGAATTCATTAGACGTAATTAATCAATATTTGGTAAAAGTATTTAATGAAATTTTGGACATTGAAGAAACGGCACTACGTGTCAGTCAATTTTCGGATTTATCCATTAAAGAAATGCACACAATTGAAGCCATTGGGTTGCATGAAGAATTAACTTCAACACAAGTAGCCAATCGGTTAAATATTACTGTGGGCACATTGACTGTTGCGGTGAATAATTTAGTGAAAAAAGGCTATGTTGAACGCGTGAAGCGTGATAATGACCGTCGCTTTGTACGCTTGAAATTAACCAAAAGAGGTAAATTACTTTTTCGATTGCACGCAAAATTCCATAAAGAAATGGTAGTGGAAACATTACAAGATATGGATGATGCACAAGTTGCAGCCTTAACAAAAGGGTTAGAAAATTTACATCATTATTTAATGGCAAAACAGCGTGAACAAAAAATGTCTAAACGTAAATAA
- the parC gene encoding DNA topoisomerase IV subunit A, translating to MVDTAIKEITLEEVMGDRFGRYSKYIIQDRALPDIRDGLKPVQRRILYAMHMDGNTSDKNFRKSAKTVGNVIANYHPHGDTSVYDAMVRLSQDWKLRETLIEMHGNNGSMDGDSAAAMRYTEARLSKLSDELLRDIDKETVDFILNFDDTTQEPTVLPSRFPNLLVNGSTGISAGYATEIPTHNLGEVIDATVYALENPSASVEELMQFVQGPDFPTGAIVQGYEGLKEAYETGRGRVVVRAKTSIEDIRGGKQQIVIHEIPFDVNKSVLVKRMDEIRINKKIEGIAEVRDESDRNGMQIVVELKKDANAQGILNYFFKHTDLQMSYNFNMVAIHNRRPEQVGLKTILQAYIDHQKDVILRRSTFNLEKAKARLHIVDGLIQALSVLDEVIAIIRNSSDKKDAKHNLMETFQFSERQAEAIVSLQLYRLTNTDITALQNEKLDLNEEVISLEMILNNNKVLAKVLKQELLALKKQFNTPRLTHIQHEVEDITIETTVLIPQEDVQVVVTRGGYYKRISLRSVAASNGEGTGVRERDEVIFNDVVTTLDTLVALTSKGNYIHLPVYELPEAKWKDLGDHLSQQIALDAQESIVAAFVITGQELPNATVTLATSDGMIKRTLLSDFVTFRSYKSKTATAMKVKDDAQVVFAHVQFEPSQTDEVFLVSQQGFGLRYALDEVPVVGLKASGVKSMNLKTHDNVVGGVVFNPTTQTKVQVLLATQRGTAKRLNVLDVNVLGRAKRGLVLLKELKSNPYAFVYVSNVIQSGDTFELISENGETVTIEGMKVPLLDRYSNGSAILSHGISSVIHKKDEVTN from the coding sequence ATGGTGGATACAGCAATTAAAGAAATTACGCTTGAAGAAGTCATGGGTGATCGATTTGGTCGCTATTCAAAATACATTATTCAAGACCGTGCGTTACCAGATATTCGTGACGGCTTAAAGCCGGTACAACGTCGTATTTTATATGCTATGCATATGGACGGTAACACATCTGATAAAAATTTTAGAAAATCGGCTAAAACAGTTGGTAATGTGATTGCCAACTACCATCCACACGGGGATACGAGTGTGTATGATGCGATGGTGCGTTTAAGTCAAGATTGGAAATTACGGGAAACATTAATTGAAATGCATGGAAATAACGGGAGTATGGACGGGGATTCAGCCGCAGCAATGCGTTATACTGAAGCGCGTCTGTCCAAACTATCCGATGAATTGTTACGTGATATTGATAAAGAAACCGTTGATTTTATTTTAAATTTTGACGATACGACACAAGAACCTACCGTATTACCTTCCAGATTTCCTAATTTGTTAGTAAACGGTTCAACGGGGATTTCGGCAGGGTATGCCACTGAAATTCCAACACACAACCTAGGTGAAGTGATTGATGCGACTGTTTACGCATTAGAAAATCCGTCTGCGAGTGTAGAAGAATTGATGCAATTTGTTCAGGGACCAGATTTTCCAACTGGTGCAATTGTTCAGGGCTATGAAGGGTTGAAAGAAGCGTATGAAACGGGCCGTGGTCGTGTTGTTGTGCGTGCCAAAACGAGCATTGAAGATATTCGTGGCGGTAAACAACAAATTGTCATTCACGAAATTCCTTTTGATGTGAATAAATCGGTGTTGGTTAAACGCATGGATGAAATTCGTATCAATAAAAAAATTGAAGGCATTGCTGAAGTGCGTGACGAGTCTGACCGTAACGGTATGCAAATTGTTGTGGAATTGAAAAAAGATGCGAATGCACAAGGGATTTTAAATTATTTCTTTAAACATACTGATTTGCAAATGTCGTATAACTTTAATATGGTGGCAATTCACAATCGCCGACCAGAACAAGTTGGCTTAAAAACAATTTTACAAGCGTATATTGATCATCAAAAAGATGTGATTTTACGTCGTTCAACGTTTAATTTAGAAAAAGCAAAAGCACGTCTACACATTGTGGACGGTTTAATTCAAGCACTATCTGTTTTAGATGAAGTCATTGCAATTATTCGTAATTCAAGTGATAAAAAAGACGCTAAACATAATTTAATGGAGACGTTCCAATTTAGTGAGCGCCAAGCCGAAGCGATTGTGTCTTTACAATTGTATCGTTTAACGAATACGGACATCACTGCTTTACAAAATGAAAAGCTAGACTTGAACGAAGAAGTGATTTCTTTGGAAATGATTTTAAACAACAACAAAGTATTGGCAAAAGTGTTGAAACAAGAATTGCTGGCGTTGAAAAAGCAATTTAATACGCCACGATTGACGCATATTCAGCATGAAGTTGAAGACATTACAATCGAAACGACGGTGTTAATTCCGCAAGAAGATGTACAAGTTGTTGTGACACGTGGTGGATACTACAAACGCATTAGTTTGCGTTCGGTTGCGGCATCAAATGGCGAAGGTACGGGTGTGCGTGAACGTGATGAAGTAATCTTTAATGATGTGGTGACAACGCTTGATACATTGGTTGCATTGACGTCCAAAGGAAATTATATTCATTTACCGGTATACGAATTGCCGGAAGCAAAATGGAAAGATTTAGGCGATCATCTCTCACAACAAATTGCATTAGACGCTCAAGAAAGCATTGTAGCGGCATTTGTGATTACAGGTCAGGAATTACCAAATGCAACGGTAACGCTAGCAACAAGTGATGGTATGATTAAACGAACACTATTAAGTGATTTTGTGACCTTTAGAAGTTACAAATCAAAAACAGCTACAGCCATGAAAGTCAAAGATGATGCACAAGTTGTTTTTGCACACGTTCAGTTTGAGCCGAGCCAAACAGACGAAGTGTTCTTAGTATCGCAACAAGGATTTGGGTTGCGTTACGCGTTAGATGAAGTACCAGTGGTTGGATTAAAAGCATCTGGTGTGAAATCGATGAACTTAAAAACTCACGATAATGTTGTGGGTGGGGTAGTGTTTAACCCAACAACGCAAACAAAAGTACAAGTGTTATTGGCAACACAACGTGGTACAGCAAAACGATTGAATGTATTAGATGTTAATGTGTTAGGTCGTGCTAAACGTGGATTAGTTTTATTGAAAGAATTGAAATCTAATCCGTATGCATTTGTTTATGTGTCCAATGTGATTCAATCAGGAGACACATTTGAATTAATTAGTGAAAACGGTGAAACGGTAACTATAGAGGGGATGAAAGTACCTTTATTAGACCGATATTCCAACGGAAGTGCCATTTTAAGTCATGGCATCAGTAGTGTGATTCACAAAAAAGATGAAGTGACAAATTAA
- a CDS encoding putative DNA-binding protein, producing MEIEKSAQMVLLYDFYGDILTPKQKDYWELYYEQDLSLGEIAEELGVSRQAVNDNIKRTEQLLLHYEEQLEMLKQFRYQQHAIEKLLDYQQAHYPNDSTLQHLINELQQGDN from the coding sequence ATGGAAATCGAAAAGTCAGCGCAAATGGTTTTATTATATGATTTTTATGGAGACATATTGACACCAAAGCAAAAAGATTATTGGGAGTTGTATTACGAACAAGATTTATCGTTAGGTGAAATTGCCGAAGAGCTCGGTGTTAGTAGGCAAGCTGTCAACGATAATATTAAACGTACGGAGCAGTTGTTATTGCATTACGAAGAACAATTGGAAATGCTCAAACAATTCCGATATCAACAACATGCTATTGAAAAGTTATTGGATTATCAACAAGCGCATTATCCAAATGATAGCACGTTACAACACCTCATCAATGAACTACAGCAAGGAGACAACTAA
- a CDS encoding ketoacyl-ACP synthase III, with product MGSNIIATGTYIPPKKVLNDDLKAYFDTNHDWIYQRTGIVSRYLSENENTSALASKAAQVALKRAGVSPEKVGFIIVATMSPDYISPSVACMVQNTIGATNAFAFDVNGACSGFIYALSTADGLMNSGQYEYGLVIGAEVMSKLLDWTNRNSTVLFGDGAGAVLLQKSDTPLIDVANMGSDGTKHECLTAHHLPLINPIAQREDVLVDKLSMDGREIFNFATRKVPKLIQETLQLANLNAQEIDYYLCHQANARMIDIIAKKVHLPIERFPMNIDKYGNTSAATLPILLDEWICNGAITLNQAQKVMLIGFGGGLTWGALIITL from the coding sequence ATGGGAAGTAACATCATTGCAACAGGAACATACATTCCACCAAAAAAGGTACTCAACGATGATTTAAAAGCCTATTTTGATACAAATCACGATTGGATTTATCAACGTACGGGTATTGTGTCACGTTACCTAAGTGAGAATGAAAATACATCTGCTCTTGCTTCAAAAGCAGCACAAGTTGCACTGAAACGAGCAGGGGTATCACCTGAAAAAGTTGGTTTTATTATCGTTGCAACAATGAGCCCAGATTATATTAGTCCAAGTGTTGCCTGTATGGTACAAAATACAATTGGTGCAACAAATGCATTTGCCTTTGATGTCAATGGAGCGTGTAGTGGATTTATTTATGCGTTATCAACAGCAGATGGTTTAATGAATAGCGGACAATATGAATATGGATTAGTGATTGGTGCTGAAGTTATGTCAAAGCTATTAGACTGGACAAACCGCAATAGTACCGTCTTGTTTGGAGATGGTGCTGGAGCAGTGTTACTGCAAAAAAGTGATACACCACTAATTGACGTAGCCAATATGGGAAGTGATGGCACAAAACATGAGTGTTTAACGGCACATCATTTACCACTTATCAATCCAATCGCGCAACGAGAAGATGTCCTTGTTGATAAATTGAGTATGGATGGTCGTGAAATTTTTAATTTTGCTACGCGAAAAGTACCAAAATTAATTCAAGAGACATTGCAATTGGCCAATTTAAATGCACAGGAAATTGACTATTATTTATGTCATCAAGCAAATGCTCGTATGATTGATATTATTGCGAAAAAAGTTCATCTACCAATCGAACGATTTCCAATGAATATTGATAAATACGGCAATACTTCAGCTGCAACGTTACCCATTTTATTAGATGAATGGATTTGTAACGGGGCAATCACTTTAAATCAAGCGCAAAAAGTGATGCTCATCGGTTTCGGTGGGGGCTTAACGTGGGGCGCTTTAATTATAACACTATAA
- the ffh gene encoding signal recognition particle protein encodes MAFEGLSQRLQGAVKQLGKKGKITESDLKEMMREVRLALLEADVNFKVVKEFVKKVNERALGSNILEALSPAQQVLDIVNEELTVVMGGEQSPLQFSPKPPTVVMMVGLQGAGKTTTAGKIANFLKKSHHKRPLLVAGDIYRPAAIEQLKTIGTQLDMPVFSLGDTVSPVEIAKQAVERATIEGRDVVIIDTAGRLHVNEELMVELEQIKQATQPTEILLVVDAMTGQDVVNVAQSFNERLDITGVVITKLDGDTRGGAALSIRQMIGKPIKFTGQGEKLDNLEIFHPDRMASRILGMGDLMTLIEKAKVDFDEKEAARVAEKMRENTYDFNDFIVQMDQMANMGPLEDLLKMIPGMSNMPGIDKVKIDPKDMAHMKAIVLSMTPSERANPDSLTQSRRKRIAKGSGRTLMEVNRMIKQFNESRKMMSDMTKGNMGALEGLMGNGVKGKLGKLAMKQMMRKMNKKKKKK; translated from the coding sequence ATGGCATTTGAAGGTTTATCACAACGCTTGCAAGGCGCGGTCAAACAACTAGGTAAAAAAGGGAAAATTACGGAATCCGATTTAAAAGAAATGATGCGTGAAGTGCGTCTGGCATTACTCGAAGCCGACGTTAACTTCAAGGTCGTTAAAGAATTTGTTAAAAAAGTAAACGAGCGTGCGCTCGGGTCAAACATTTTAGAAGCGTTATCACCAGCGCAACAAGTTTTAGATATTGTTAATGAAGAGTTAACCGTTGTGATGGGTGGTGAACAATCGCCGTTACAATTTAGTCCTAAACCACCAACTGTTGTGATGATGGTTGGTTTGCAAGGGGCAGGTAAAACAACGACTGCGGGTAAAATTGCGAATTTCTTAAAAAAATCACATCACAAACGTCCGTTATTAGTGGCGGGTGACATTTATCGTCCAGCGGCGATTGAACAGTTAAAAACAATTGGTACACAATTGGATATGCCTGTGTTTAGTTTGGGCGATACCGTTAGTCCGGTTGAAATTGCCAAACAAGCCGTAGAACGTGCGACAATTGAAGGTCGTGATGTCGTTATTATTGATACGGCGGGTCGTTTACACGTCAATGAAGAATTGATGGTAGAGTTAGAACAAATTAAACAAGCGACTCAACCAACAGAAATTCTTCTAGTCGTTGATGCAATGACGGGTCAAGATGTCGTTAACGTTGCGCAATCCTTTAATGAGCGATTGGATATTACAGGGGTTGTCATTACAAAATTAGATGGTGATACACGTGGTGGTGCGGCGCTATCGATTCGTCAAATGATTGGTAAACCAATCAAATTTACCGGTCAAGGCGAAAAATTAGATAATTTAGAAATTTTCCATCCAGATCGTATGGCGAGCCGTATTTTAGGTATGGGGGATTTAATGACCCTTATCGAAAAAGCTAAAGTTGATTTTGATGAAAAAGAAGCGGCACGTGTTGCGGAAAAAATGCGTGAAAACACGTACGATTTCAATGACTTCATCGTTCAAATGGATCAAATGGCAAATATGGGTCCATTAGAAGATTTGTTAAAAATGATTCCGGGTATGAGTAATATGCCGGGCATTGATAAAGTTAAAATTGATCCAAAAGATATGGCGCATATGAAAGCCATTGTATTATCCATGACACCAAGTGAACGTGCCAATCCTGACTCATTAACGCAATCACGACGCAAACGGATTGCTAAGGGGAGTGGACGAACGCTTATGGAAGTGAATCGAATGATTAAACAATTCAACGAATCACGTAAAATGATGAGTGACATGACAAAAGGCAATATGGGTGCGCTAGAAGGATTGATGGGCAACGGTGTTAAAGGTAAGCTGGGTAAACTCGCCATGAAACAAATGATGCGCAAAATGAATAAAAAGAAAAAGAAAAAATAG
- the pepF gene encoding oligoendopeptidase F: protein MAKQLKRDEVPVELTWDLSSIFESDEKQQEAVKQAVSRIPELVALKGTLSESADHLYNGLKLIEEVMRGISKAYIYAHLREDQDTANGVYQEIMAKTYGAYVQLVTAISFVEPEVLAMPQEKLDEFIASHAELSAYKHYFERMTSKRAHVLSEREEELLAGAAEVLNASAETFAQLNNADLKHPEVTTLEGDKQRLTNGLYAQIIEGTNRQLRQEAYETLYTSYGTVKNTLASTLKTTVKQHNYIAKVRGYKSAREASLSENFVPESVYDTLVDVVNEKLPVFHRYLALRQKALQLDELKMYDMYTPIVGEAPISFTIEEAKETTLKALAPLGEKYVALLQRAFDERWIDWEENEGKRSGAYSSGNYDTNPYILMNWRDSVDQLYTLVHELGHSLHSYLTHESQPYQYGHYPIFLAEIASTTNENLLTEYLLKTQTDPQVRAYIINHYLDGVKGTVFRQTQFAEFEHFMHVQDANGQPLTNDFLTESYGKLNEKYYGVAADEFISREWARIPHFYYDYYVFQYATGFSAASALAHRILTQGQEAVDKYFGFLSAGISDYPIEVMKKAGVDMTQRTYIEEALAVFESRLNELEQLLG, encoded by the coding sequence ATGGCAAAACAATTAAAACGTGACGAAGTACCTGTTGAATTAACATGGGACTTGAGTTCAATTTTTGAAAGTGATGAAAAACAACAAGAAGCCGTTAAACAGGCGGTATCACGCATTCCAGAATTAGTGGCTTTAAAAGGCACATTATCTGAAAGTGCAGATCATCTTTACAATGGATTAAAATTAATTGAAGAGGTGATGCGCGGTATTAGTAAAGCCTATATTTATGCGCATTTAAGAGAAGACCAAGACACAGCAAACGGTGTGTATCAAGAAATTATGGCAAAAACATATGGTGCATACGTGCAATTGGTAACAGCCATTTCATTTGTGGAACCAGAAGTTTTAGCAATGCCACAAGAAAAATTAGATGAATTTATTGCATCACATGCTGAATTGTCAGCGTATAAACATTATTTTGAACGCATGACAAGTAAACGTGCACACGTTTTATCTGAACGTGAAGAAGAATTGTTAGCAGGTGCTGCTGAAGTGTTAAATGCTTCTGCAGAAACATTCGCACAATTAAATAATGCCGATTTAAAACACCCAGAAGTAACCACTTTAGAAGGGGATAAACAACGTTTAACAAACGGATTGTACGCACAAATTATTGAAGGGACAAACCGTCAATTAAGACAAGAAGCGTATGAAACATTGTATACATCATACGGGACAGTGAAAAATACACTAGCTTCAACATTGAAAACGACAGTAAAACAACATAACTACATCGCAAAAGTTCGTGGGTACAAGTCCGCTCGTGAAGCATCACTATCCGAAAACTTCGTACCAGAAAGTGTTTATGACACATTAGTAGATGTGGTGAACGAAAAATTACCAGTCTTTCACCGTTATTTAGCGTTACGTCAAAAAGCATTGCAATTAGATGAATTGAAAATGTATGACATGTATACACCAATCGTTGGTGAAGCACCAATTTCATTTACAATTGAAGAAGCAAAAGAAACAACATTAAAAGCGTTAGCACCGTTAGGTGAAAAATACGTTGCATTATTACAACGTGCTTTTGATGAGCGTTGGATTGATTGGGAAGAAAATGAAGGTAAACGTTCTGGTGCTTATTCATCAGGAAACTATGACACTAACCCATACATTTTAATGAACTGGCGCGATTCTGTTGATCAGTTATATACATTAGTTCATGAACTAGGACATAGTTTACACAGTTATTTAACACACGAATCACAACCTTATCAATACGGGCATTATCCAATTTTCTTAGCGGAAATTGCTTCAACAACTAATGAAAATCTATTGACTGAATATTTATTAAAAACACAAACAGACCCACAAGTACGTGCTTATATTATTAACCACTACTTAGATGGTGTAAAAGGTACGGTATTCCGTCAAACACAATTTGCTGAATTTGAACATTTTATGCATGTTCAAGATGCTAATGGTCAACCATTAACAAATGACTTTTTAACGGAATCTTATGGTAAATTAAACGAGAAATATTACGGTGTTGCTGCGGATGAATTTATTTCACGTGAATGGGCACGTATTCCGCATTTCTACTATGACTATTATGTTTTCCAATACGCTACCGGATTTTCCGCAGCTTCTGCATTGGCGCATCGTATTTTAACACAAGGACAAGAAGCGGTAGATAAATATTTTGGTTTCTTATCAGCAGGTATTAGTGATTACCCAATCGAAGTGATGAAAAAAGCTGGTGTTGATATGACACAACGCACGTATATTGAAGAAGCGCTAGCAGTATTTGAAAGTCGCTTAAACGAATTAGAACAATTATTAGGTTAG
- the parE gene encoding DNA topoisomerase IV subunit B — protein MAKKITAQYNDDSIQVLEGLDAVRKRPGMYIGSTDGRGLHHLVYEIVDNAVDEALAGFATKIDVTIHKDNSITVKDNGRGLPTGMHKSGIPTIQVIFTVLHAGGKFGQGSYKTSGGLHGVGASVVNALSSALDVIVTRDGKTYKQSFANGGVPVGKLQETVTPRVTTGTTVHFKPDATIFGKHTFVYETLSERLRESAFLLKGLSMSITDERSDISETFLFDAGIKAFVGYLNEEKDILGDVAYFEGEIDGVEVECAFQYNDGYSETILSFVNNVRTKDGGSHEVGMKTALTKAFNEYARKSGLLKEKDKNLEGSDVREGLSAVLSIRVPEEILQFEGQTKDKLGTPAARGIVDNLVSSQLGFYLTENGELAQQLIRKALRARDARDAARKAREESRNGKKKNARETLLSGKLTPAQSKNAKKNELYLVEGDSAGGSAKQGRDRKFQAILPLRGKVINTEKATMSDILKNEEINTIIYTIGAGVGSDFTIDDCNYDKVIIMTDADTDGAHIQVLLLTFFYRYMKPLVEAGKVYLAMPPLYKVSKGKGKTEQIEYCWTDDELAKATKKMGKGYMIQRYKGLGEMNADQLWDTTMNPETRTLIRVTVDDVSKAERRITTLMGNKVEPRRKWIESHVEFNLEEGDTLLSVAQEELENGEQEQSLVSTASSTKSSQTTSNATKDEGEYGQLDLFGGDF, from the coding sequence ATGGCGAAAAAAATAACAGCACAATATAATGATGATTCCATTCAAGTATTGGAAGGCTTAGATGCCGTTCGTAAGCGTCCGGGTATGTATATTGGTTCAACGGATGGGCGCGGGTTACACCACCTAGTGTATGAAATTGTGGACAATGCAGTCGATGAAGCGTTAGCAGGTTTTGCCACAAAGATTGATGTGACGATACATAAAGATAATAGTATTACCGTTAAAGATAATGGTCGTGGGTTGCCGACAGGTATGCACAAATCAGGGATTCCAACGATTCAAGTTATTTTTACCGTTTTGCATGCGGGTGGTAAATTTGGGCAAGGTAGTTATAAAACATCAGGTGGGTTGCACGGTGTAGGGGCTTCTGTTGTGAATGCGTTGTCAAGTGCATTAGATGTTATTGTGACGCGTGACGGTAAAACGTATAAGCAATCATTTGCTAACGGGGGCGTACCGGTTGGGAAATTACAAGAAACAGTAACGCCCCGTGTAACGACTGGAACAACGGTTCATTTTAAACCAGATGCGACAATTTTTGGGAAACATACATTTGTTTATGAAACGTTGAGTGAACGTTTAAGAGAATCAGCGTTTTTATTAAAAGGTTTGTCGATGAGCATTACCGATGAACGTAGTGATATTTCCGAAACGTTTTTATTTGACGCGGGGATTAAAGCGTTTGTCGGTTACCTAAATGAAGAAAAAGATATTTTAGGTGATGTTGCCTACTTTGAAGGTGAAATTGACGGTGTCGAGGTAGAGTGTGCCTTTCAATATAACGATGGGTATTCTGAAACCATTTTATCGTTCGTAAACAATGTGCGTACGAAAGATGGTGGATCTCACGAAGTTGGTATGAAAACAGCACTGACAAAAGCGTTTAATGAATACGCACGCAAATCAGGTCTATTAAAAGAAAAAGATAAAAATCTTGAAGGTAGTGACGTTCGTGAAGGGTTATCAGCCGTTTTATCAATTCGTGTTCCTGAAGAAATTTTACAGTTTGAAGGACAAACAAAAGATAAATTAGGAACGCCCGCTGCGCGTGGTATTGTTGATAATTTAGTGAGTTCACAACTTGGTTTTTATTTAACCGAAAATGGTGAATTAGCACAACAATTGATTCGAAAAGCGTTGCGCGCTAGAGATGCACGCGATGCGGCGCGTAAAGCTCGTGAAGAAAGCCGTAATGGTAAAAAGAAAAATGCACGTGAAACATTATTATCTGGTAAATTAACTCCTGCACAAAGTAAAAATGCGAAAAAAAATGAATTGTATTTAGTTGAGGGAGATTCTGCCGGAGGTTCTGCAAAACAAGGGCGTGATCGTAAATTTCAAGCGATTTTGCCGTTGCGTGGTAAAGTCATTAATACTGAAAAAGCAACGATGTCGGATATTTTGAAAAATGAAGAAATCAATACGATTATTTATACCATTGGTGCAGGCGTTGGTAGTGATTTTACGATTGACGATTGCAACTACGATAAAGTCATTATTATGACGGATGCGGATACCGATGGTGCGCATATTCAAGTATTGCTTTTAACGTTTTTCTATCGTTATATGAAACCGCTCGTTGAAGCGGGGAAAGTTTATTTAGCGATGCCACCGTTGTATAAAGTGTCTAAAGGAAAAGGGAAAACAGAACAAATTGAGTATTGTTGGACTGATGATGAATTGGCTAAAGCCACTAAAAAAATGGGTAAAGGCTATATGATTCAACGGTACAAAGGTTTGGGTGAAATGAACGCCGATCAATTATGGGATACAACCATGAACCCTGAAACACGTACACTGATTCGTGTAACAGTAGATGATGTGTCTAAAGCGGAACGTCGCATTACAACGTTGATGGGAAATAAAGTAGAGCCACGTCGTAAATGGATTGAAAGCCATGTTGAATTTAACTTGGAAGAAGGCGATACGTTATTATCAGTTGCGCAAGAAGAGTTGGAAAACGGGGAACAAGAACAATCGCTAGTATCAACTGCTTCAAGCACAAAATCATCACAAACAACATCTAACGCTACAAAAGATGAGGGCGAATACGGACAATTAGACTTATTTGGAGGTGACTTTTAA